GTATGCTGAGATCCATATCAATACTGATGATGCTAGTATCGTGCAAAAGTATGAACTTTAAGGCGCGAAATCTAGATGACCAGGTGCTACCAATGCTTGGCTCCATGGCCCTTTATGAGGAAGCTTTAGGAGAGGTTTGCTATACCTATGGCGAAAATCTTGTGCAAAATTCTGGCTTTGAAACACCTGCGATCGACGATGATTGGGCTCTCGTGGAAAGCCAGGGAAGGGTCAATTTTCATTGGCTTGTAAGTGCAGACACTAGTATTCCTAAACAGTGTGGGCGTCAGAAACCAGCTGTAGAGCTTTCTTATCAAGATCAGGGATCGCAGGTGAACCAAGTGATCCACTTGTGGGCTAATTGTCAAGAACCTCGCTTTTATCTCAAAGAGCCAATCCCTAAAACCTATCGCTATCAGGTTAAGCTTGCCCAGTCAGTTACAACAGAACGGGGATCACAGTACTTTATTGAATTTGACTATAAATACGATGGCGCGACTGACCAAAGGTTTCTGCCCCGCATGACGGTGAAATTTGGTTCTCATACCATTTCAAGCGTGTTGGAAAAAAATGGTTGGCAGAAGTTTTCTCGTTTAGTGCGAGCGAATTCAACCAAAAGTGAATTCGAGATATCTGTAAAAGAGCCACTGGGGCAGCTGGCTATTGATAACGTAACGATTCGTCGGTATGCTGGTTGCCAAAAACGCCGAAGGCATTGTCGGAAGATTAAAACCGTCGTGGACTTCGATCCAGGGTATCCTCTCAAAAGACCAAAGGTGCTAGCAAATCGTCTGTTAAGAAATGGTCAGGGAATAGAGCTTGGTTCAGGGGGTACGATTGTTCTAAAGATGGATCAGCCAGTCTTCAATCAGCCTGGCTATGAGTTTTTGGTAGAAGCGCCCCGGCCTCAGGACTGGCCGGCATCTGTTCTGGTAAGTCAATGGCCCGATGGGCCGTGGAATTTTGTTGGGTATGTGCGCCAAGCCTCTGAGTTTGATTTGAACCCCATCCAATCCGTTAGCTATATCCGCATCGAGGATCATTCGCAGTCAAAAGATTCAGAGTATCGTGGCTTTCATCTAAAAAACACGACTTGCCTTTAGATCGGTCTTACGTCTCCTGCTTGTCTACCATCTATTCAAGAGAGTCCGGCAGACAAAGGTCTTTGGCTTGGAAGAACGTATCGATCTTTTCTTGATCTTGGCTCGATAGGATCGCTCCACCACCATGGCTGGTGCCTCCTGATAGCTTCTGAAAGATAGCATTGCTATCGCCGCTCAAGAGATTTAAGAAAATTTGAGTATTGGCGTCGTCATCGCCATCGACAAATGCAAACACGGAGCCCGCCGAGCCGCCTTGGACATGGCACGAACTGCATGAACTATCAACAAAACCTTTGATCTCGCTGTCATAAGCAACACTGAGGATGCGACAGGGCTGAGAAAACGAGGTGCCATCCTGAGAGTTTTCTGGTGAGCTATAATCCACATGCTTGTATTCTGTGATTCCACATGACGCAACGAATGCTAGGATCAGACACGAGCCTAAGTACTTCATGGCAGAAACTCCTCATGATCATTAGTAAAAAAGATGGAACTGAGTGCTCACGAAGCGACGCTCTGCATCAGGCAGACCCTGTCGCTCAGCCATATCTACTACATATTGGCTTTGCAGCTCAACCCCTGGCATGATAAACCATTTGATTCCAGCCTTGTACTGCGTTGTGCGACCTTCCTCAAGAGTTTCCGCAGCATTTGCTTCGCTATATTCCAACGATAGGTAGGTTTCACGCCAGAAGCGATAATACGACTCTAATGTAACCACAGCAGTTCGGTAGAAATCGTCAGCTCGTTCGACTTGAGCTGAAATACCTTCCAGGCCTAGATGGAAGCCATTGAAGCCAAACGTTGATGTTAAATATAAGTTGTGCATCAGCACCCTCGTATCACGGGTATCCTCTTGAGGTGTTTCCTGCTGCCAGTAGGTATAGTTTAAAGAGGCTCCAAGGGTGACAAATCGCAAGCCAAGATTGGCGACAAAGCCAGATGTATCGTTCAGTGGGTTGGTTTCGTCCACTTGATTTTGGATCACATGGAGGTTTGCATAGGGAACGTTCGGTGCTGTACCGATCCCAATGGCCTTGTAATTAATCAGGTAACTTTGGGAAGGGTTGCCGGTGAGAGTCGAGGAAATGATCCGTCGGGAAAGACGAGTATGGTCGGGGTGGTCGTTACCAAACAGCGGGCGATAGAAGCCGCCCATAACGAAGGTATTATAGGGCAGGTCATCGACCATGAGATACAAAGATCGTGATTGCCACTGATTCAGCTGTTGATCCAACGGAGCGCCTGTAAACTGGCCGAAGAACCTTGCTTCATGAACTAAGCTTACATACTCACCAGTGGGCTTATAGCGTACTCCCATGTCGGCATTCATGATGAATGTTTGAGCTGAATTATTGCTCAAGTCTTGCAGATTCAATAGCCTGAAGGCAGCCCCCGCTAGCACTTTGTTTTGTCGCTCTTGGTAATAGGGGTCTTCGTTTGGAATCGTCGCTTCAAACTCCTCTTGAGAAGTGACTGTTGTTAAGTAATTGTCGCCGTCGACCCTATCATACTGTCGTTCGTCCGCGACGTACCCTGTTTCTCTCATCATACCCTTACTCTTGCCTTTGGCATAAGGTTGCTGGCGATAAGGAGATACGGTCTTCTTCTGCTTAAACAGTTTACTATCAAAGCTCTTCAACCAGTGATCAGCGTTCCATTTGCCGTAAGAGTTGCGAAGACCACCCCCATTAGGGTTAACATGGCAACCTTGGCAGGATAGGCTGCAACGGCGATCTGCTGGAGGCTTATTCTTTCGTCCTGGCGCATGACAACCAGCACAGTTTTGAGAGAAGCGGCTCGCTAGCCAGGGCTCCGCAAGTGTATAGCTCGTCATAAACCAAATAAATGAAACGATCATGGCTTTGGCAAAGGTCATAGATGTATTTCCTCAGCAGGCGGTTAAATTGGAGGTGTTAAACACTGCATGTGCATAGCAGATATTGTGGGAAAAAGCTTGTTCCCCCTGGAATTTTTGTTCTTAGTTTTCAAATTGGCAATGCTAAATTTATCCAAACTTAACTTCCATACGGAATAGAGGCTAGAACGTTACCTTCAAATAATATAAATAAGAGACAGCCACCTTAAAAAATATATTAGACCTTTTTTATGGGAGAGTCCGTGATGAAGCTTTTTTTGCTGTTCTTTGCCCTGACTGCGGTGATTTCGTCGTGCCTACTAGAGCCGTCACCTGATCCCGATAAGGCAGTGGTTGATGAGATTGAAGAATCTACAGAAGTCAATCTTTCCCTTTCAGCAAACGCTCTTGGAGCCTTTGCTGAAACTATGGAAGCAGTTCGTATCAGTGTCTATCAGAGCAATGATGGGCAGCGAGGTGATCTCATTGGTGAACCTCATGACTTTTCCATTTCAGAGACAGGCCGATATAAACTTCAAGGCCTGAGCACTGGCCCAAAGTTTTTTTTGGTTGAGCTGCTCGGTGAAGGGGCCAAAGTAATAGCCAGAGGAGAAACCTTCTTAAATGTCACCCTAGGGGCACAGTCAGTTGATTCTGTGACCCTATCATCAGTCGGTGACCCCTCCGTGGCTATTCGTTTCGAAATGGATGTAGCTCTCACGAACCTTCCAATCGGAGGCCCCGATGTGGAGCCGCAGGCCTTAAGTATCATGAAAGAAGGCTTTAAGTGCCAGAATTGCCATGCTTCGACGGTGGCAGGTGGATTGGATCTGAACAGCGATCCCATCAAGTCCGGACGGGAGCCCCTTGCTTCAAACTACTTAGCTTTAGTTGAAGAGATTGTAGCTCGGGTTAAAGATGATAATCGTCCCATGCCACCATTTGGTTCTCGATTGGATGCCACGCAGATTGAAACGATGGAGACTTGGCTCATGCAAGTGAAAGCAGCGTCGACTCCTGAAGTTTCGATTGATTTCTATAGGCTGACCATAAGCCAAGACGATCAAGACATTGGGAATTTTAGGCTTAGCCGATCAGGTGATGGATCCTGGGTGATCACACCAGACTTAGTTTTAGGGGTTGGCCAGTCCTTTCAGTTCGCTTTTTCAGCTATGACGGACGAAGAAAGTACTTTAGACGCTTGGCAAGAAACCTTAAAGATTCCTTTGGATGGAAACTTGCGTGTGGAGCGTGTTATAACTTATCAAGAGCCCGCGATAGATATCTAAGTTGTGTTGCTACTGGCACACGATTGATCAGATTTTTTCGATGTAACGAACGTTCTCGGGAGACGTCAGGCGCTAGTCTGGCTGAGAGATCGCATTACATTTCGCCCTTAGGTTAATGATACTGCCACGTATAACTGGCAGTATCATTTTTTAGTTTTAAGGAGCGCGAGCTATGGCAACAGTTCATTTCTGTCGATCACTCCTAAAAGATGTAATGGCTTGAAATATGTAGTCAATCTCACCGAATTCTAAAGAACCAGGAAGTAAGGTGCAGCGGGCTATGCAGGAATCACATTTTGAGCTGTATAAGCGGAAACAGCCCTAAAGGTTTTGTATAAAAAGATTGCTTTTTAGCTGCTATAACGATAAATGTTTACTTTTTTAAACGTTCGTTTAACAAACTGGCTTAATTGTTGTATTAATTCGACCGATAAACGAACGGATCGAGGAGTTCAGTGGGGTGAGTTACGTGAAAAAAGAAAAGGCAACGGATAAGTTAAAAGCAGCTGCAATTTCACTGTTCGCAGAAAAAGGGTTCCATGAGACCTCTGTTCGCGACATAGCACGCCAAGCTGGGGTCAACCCTAGTTTGATCAACTATCACTTTGGCGGTAAAGAAGATCTCTATCGCAGTATCCTTGAAGAAAGCGGCAATGAGTCAGCCCTAAGATTTAACCGTATTCTTTCTGAAATCGACAGTCGTGACGAGTTCGGCTTTCGCTTTAAAATGCTGGTTGAAGAGTTGGTTCGTGCCAACTTTGATAATTTCGATGTCCAGCGAATCATCGATCAGGTGATTCGCAATAAAGGGGACATTGGTGAAGAGGTTTTTCGTGAAAAGCACCTAAAGATCCTAGAAGACTTCGTCTTATTTATCCGTTCTGCTCAGGATAAAGGGTTCGCTAACAAGGAAACTGATGCAAGGCTAGCAGCCTTGCTTGTAGTTGCCTTTATTCGTAACTTGGGACTCATGCGCGAAGCCTTGAAGAGCTTTATAGATATTGATATTGAAACCCCAGAGGCTCAAAAAGATATCGTAGATACATTACTCCGCCTTGTCCTCACTGGCTTAAAGGCTGATTAGACCTTCGTATAACAGTCGGAACCATTTGCCGGCTGGCCTAAGATCTCGGCTTCGGCTTGGGGAACAGGGGATAGGTGGGCACTTGATCCACTGTAACGAGCAGCAAGCGGCTGTCTTGTTCAGCTTGCAAGGTGATCGTCAATCCGTCCTCGGTTGCCCAAAGTAATCCATCAGAAGGCCTTGCCACAGACTCATCGTGTTCACTTCGTCCATGAACCAAGCCTTTGATGATGAAAGCAAGGCAAGCGGTATTGGCTGCTAGATGCCATTGCCAACGTCCTTCAGCCCCAACTTCAATATCCATGACAGACACAGGAGCATCTAGCCGGTATCCTCCTGCAGGGCTAATCAATGTCTTTATGGTTGATTTCGTGCCGATGTGTTTGGAACTTATTTCCTTGTCACGAATCACTTTGTAACGTGGTCTTTCCTTGATTTTTTGTCTGAAATTGGGGTCAAACCAGATCTGAAACATAGAGCAAGGAGTGGTTACAAAGTGCTCTTCATGCTCTAGTCCTGATCCAGTTTGCATTACTTGAAGATCTCCGGGGCCGAGGCGATCAATGTGCCCTAGGGAGTCGCGGTGCTCTAATACTCCATCGATTACATAGGAGATGATTTCGAAGCCTCGATGAGGATGACTTGGAATTGAAGCGGCGGATCGTGCGGTCGCCCACGCCCAGTAAAATAGCGGGCCGAGACGGAGTAGAGGGCTCGGTTCACCAGCAAAGCCTATAAGCTTAACTTCAGTGATTTTACCTGCATCGAAAGATCCAGTGCTTAGCTCTGAGCTTGGTATATACTGGAATTGACTGAGTGGCTTTAACTTGCGAGCCATAGCGTTCTCCATTGAGCCTAATTTGCCTATCGGTTTGAGCTCCGATAAACCCGATGGGAATGTTTAAGTATCTAATACTTATTAATAAAATATTACGGAACAGCTTGCGAACGGCAGCGCACTCATGGTTGAGTGAAAATCCCCGATGACGAACTAACACAATAGGGTTCGAACTATGGAAAAAGTACTTCCGCTGGAACATGACCTCAAAGCGTCCCTAGCAGCCTTTCGTCGTGAGTTGCAAAGGTTTCTCACGGGTAAGGAAGCTATGGCAGATACCGTTGTGGCTAGTCTAATATCAGGTGGTCATGTGCTATTGGAAGATGTGCCCGGTGTGGGTAAAACAACTTTCATCAAAGCTCTCGCTCAATACTTGGGATTGGCGATGAAAAGAGTCCAGTTTACGTCTGATTTGCTGCCATCAGATATCATAGGTGCACAGATCTACGATCAAGAAGAAAAGGTATTCACGTTTCACGAAGGTCCGATATTCACCAACATCCTACTCGCTGATGAATTGAATCGAGCTTCGCCCAAAACTCAGTCGGCCCTTCTAGAAGCCATGGGCGAGAGAGCGGTGACAGTCGATCGAAAGACTCGCAAACTCCCTGCGCCGTTCTTTGTTGTTGCAGCTCAAAACCCGAGCGACCATATGGGAACCTTCCCCATTCCAGAGTCGCAATTGGATCGGTTTGCAATCAAAATTAAGCTCGACTATCCAAGCGCAGAGAAGGAGCTTCAGATTTTTTCTCAGGCCTTGCTCAACCCTTTGAGTCAGATAGAGGAAGGTATTCTGATGAAGGATCAGCTCGTGCGTATTCAAATTGCAGTGGATCAGATCCATGTGAGCAACGAAGTAGGCAAATGCGTTCAGGCTGTTGTTGATCGTAGTCGTGATCATTCGCAGATTCAGCTAGGAATTT
This is a stretch of genomic DNA from Pseudobacteriovorax antillogorgiicola. It encodes these proteins:
- a CDS encoding c-type cytochrome; the encoded protein is MKLFLLFFALTAVISSCLLEPSPDPDKAVVDEIEESTEVNLSLSANALGAFAETMEAVRISVYQSNDGQRGDLIGEPHDFSISETGRYKLQGLSTGPKFFLVELLGEGAKVIARGETFLNVTLGAQSVDSVTLSSVGDPSVAIRFEMDVALTNLPIGGPDVEPQALSIMKEGFKCQNCHASTVAGGLDLNSDPIKSGREPLASNYLALVEEIVARVKDDNRPMPPFGSRLDATQIETMETWLMQVKAASTPEVSIDFYRLTISQDDQDIGNFRLSRSGDGSWVITPDLVLGVGQSFQFAFSAMTDEESTLDAWQETLKIPLDGNLRVERVITYQEPAIDI
- a CDS encoding TetR/AcrR family transcriptional regulator, which produces MSYVKKEKATDKLKAAAISLFAEKGFHETSVRDIARQAGVNPSLINYHFGGKEDLYRSILEESGNESALRFNRILSEIDSRDEFGFRFKMLVEELVRANFDNFDVQRIIDQVIRNKGDIGEEVFREKHLKILEDFVLFIRSAQDKGFANKETDARLAALLVVAFIRNLGLMREALKSFIDIDIETPEAQKDIVDTLLRLVLTGLKAD
- a CDS encoding pirin family protein; protein product: MARKLKPLSQFQYIPSSELSTGSFDAGKITEVKLIGFAGEPSPLLRLGPLFYWAWATARSAASIPSHPHRGFEIISYVIDGVLEHRDSLGHIDRLGPGDLQVMQTGSGLEHEEHFVTTPCSMFQIWFDPNFRQKIKERPRYKVIRDKEISSKHIGTKSTIKTLISPAGGYRLDAPVSVMDIEVGAEGRWQWHLAANTACLAFIIKGLVHGRSEHDESVARPSDGLLWATEDGLTITLQAEQDSRLLLVTVDQVPTYPLFPKPKPRS
- a CDS encoding AAA family ATPase, whose product is MEKVLPLEHDLKASLAAFRRELQRFLTGKEAMADTVVASLISGGHVLLEDVPGVGKTTFIKALAQYLGLAMKRVQFTSDLLPSDIIGAQIYDQEEKVFTFHEGPIFTNILLADELNRASPKTQSALLEAMGERAVTVDRKTRKLPAPFFVVAAQNPSDHMGTFPIPESQLDRFAIKIKLDYPSAEKELQIFSQALLNPLSQIEEGILMKDQLVRIQIAVDQIHVSNEVGKCVQAVVDRSRDHSQIQLGISTRGGVQWVRLAKGIALLEGREYVTPDDLIAVAEHCLMHRMIFHNGQTELVLQDLLQSMDI